In one window of Helianthus annuus cultivar XRQ/B chromosome 17, HanXRQr2.0-SUNRISE, whole genome shotgun sequence DNA:
- the LOC110924178 gene encoding glycine-rich protein DOT1-like, with protein sequence MGSKLLVFAFVVFIFCTINIANSRNLSEDQKKTISEHGGSIGGTVGVGVIGGGSGGGEGIGGVRKRGGEAGGVVIDYEGEGEGGGGDPPGGEGGGAGGLFDDRGGGGD encoded by the coding sequence ATGGGTTCTAAGCTTTTAGTCTTTGCATTCGTTGTCTTTATATTTTGCACCATTAACATAGCTAATAGTAGAAATCTTTCTGAAGATCAGAAGAAGACAATTAGTGAGCATGGCGGGAGTATAGGTGGCACAGTAGGTGTTGGTGTAATAGGAGGTGGTTCTGGTGGTGGTGAGGGAATAGGAGGAGTCAGAAAACGTGGCGGTGAAGCAGGAGGCGTTGTTATTGACTATgaaggagaaggagaaggagGTGGTGGAGACCCTCCCGGTGGCGAAGGTGGTGGAGCAGGCGGCCTATTTGATGACAGAGGAGGTGGTGGAGACTAA